A genomic stretch from Juglans microcarpa x Juglans regia isolate MS1-56 chromosome 3S, Jm3101_v1.0, whole genome shotgun sequence includes:
- the LOC121257857 gene encoding cell wall protein TIR4-like: MSNIAALSSSANVSSTAALYSSAIPMMGPPPTAYPYPWSNQQHPWTSTSAPMSSSASSVSSSVAASSSVQTCASVAASSCSALPTFVTPTSTNTYPCGSEENKVQQSNSVEEISEATLDSIEVEAQSTASFGNTVDTNEAGTDGGDITEEPKPGMRFDKNLSHLNCQNELPSLHTSRSTNDVFQESKKRKVLELSTSSEDEEEKQEEGIHVRAKRGQATDSHS; the protein is encoded by the exons atgtcaaatattgctgcCTTGAGTAGTTCCGCTAACGTGTCAAGTACTGCTGCCTTGTATAGTTCCGCCATACCAATGATGGGACCTCCTCCAACTGCCTACCCATATCCATGGAGCAACCAG CAACACCCATGGACCTCTACTTCCGCTCCCATGTCTAGTTCTGCAAGTAGTGTCAGCTCTAGTGTAGCTGCCAGTTCTAGTGTACAAACATGCGCTAGTGTCGCTGCTAGCTCATGTTCGGCGTTACCAACATTTGTTACTCCAACTTCTACCAACACATATCCATGTGGCAGTGAG GAAAATAAAGTGCAACAAAGTAACtctgttgaagaaattagtGAGGCCACATTAGACTCGATAGAAGTTGAAGCGCAATCTACTGCCTCTTTTGGTAATACAGTTGATACGAATGAGGCTGGCACTGATGGGGGTGATATAACTGAGGAGCCAAAGCCAGGGATGCGCTTTGACAAGAATCTTTCACACCTCAACTGCCAAAATGAATTGCCAAGCCTTCATACCTCAAGATCAACAAATGACGTTTTCCAGGAAAGCAAGAAGAGAAAAGTACTGGAGCTGTCAACAAGCAGTGAGgatgaagaggaaaaacaagaGGAAGGCATTCATGTTAGAGCAAAAAGAGGCCAAGCTACTGATAGTCATAGTTGA